Proteins found in one Xyrauchen texanus isolate HMW12.3.18 chromosome 30, RBS_HiC_50CHRs, whole genome shotgun sequence genomic segment:
- the LOC127624147 gene encoding retinol dehydrogenase 14-like produces MSASVVLAAVLGGGVIFIARRIFLRRKTLKLLTYPVGAMRGKTVIVTGANCGIGKATAAELLKLQARVIMACRDRQGAEEAAQDIKNQAGPDQGEIVVKHLDLASLQSVHSFCEEVIRDEPRIDVLINNAGLYQCPYSKTEEGFEMQLGVNHLGHFLLTHLLLDLLKRSAPSRIVVVSSKLYKYGNINFEDLNSEQNYNKSFCYSQSKLANLLFTHELARRLDGTGVTVNALTPGIVRTRLGRHVHIPLLIKPLFLLVSWLFFKSPLEGAQTPLYLACSPEIEGVSGKCFANCEEEQLLSKATDDHAAKLLWDKSERMVALKK; encoded by the exons ATGTCTGCTTCGGTCGTTTTAGCCGCTGTCCTCGGCGGTGGGGTCATCTTTATTGCCAGAAGAATATTCCTCAGGCGGAAAACGCTGAAATTATTGACCTATCCTGTCGGTGCGATGCGCGGAAAGACTGTGATAGTGACCGGGGCGAACTGCGGTATCGGGAAGGCGACGGCGGCGGAGCTGCTGAAACTGCAGGCCCGTGTGATCATGGCGTGTCGGGACAGACAGGGGGCTGAGGAGGCGGCACAGGACATCAAGAATCAAGCCGGTCCCGATCAAGGCGAGATCGTCGTCAAACACTTGGACCTCGCGTCGCTACAGTCCGTGCACAGTTTCTGCGAAGAAGTGATCCGG GATGAGCCACGGATTGATGTTCTCATCAACAACGCTGGTCTCTACCAGTGTCCCTACAGTAAAACAGAAGAGGGCTTTGAAATGCAGCTGGGAGTGAACCACTTGGGCCACTTCCTTCTAACCCACCTCCTGCTGGACCTGCTAAAGAGGTCGGCCCCCAGCCGTATCGTCGTGGTCTCCTCCAAACTCTACAAGTATGGCAACATCAACTTCGAGGACTTGAACAGTGAACAGAACTACAACAAATCTTTCTGCTATAGCCAGAGCAAGCTTGCCAACCTTCTTTTCACCCATGAGCTGGCCCGCAGACTGGATGGAACTGGAGTAACTGTCAATGCCCTCACTCCGGGGATCGTTAGGACCAGGTTGGGTCGACATGTCCACATTCCCCTGCTGATTAAGCCCCTTTTCTTACTGGTTTCCTGGTTGTTCTTCAAAAGCCCACTGGAGGGAGCTCAGACACCACTGTACCTGGCATGCTCACCCGAAATTGAGGGCGTGTCTGGAAAATGCTTCGCTAATTGTGAAGAAGAACAATTGCTCTCTAAAGCCACCGATGACCATGCAGCCAAACTGCTCTGGGACAAAAGTGAAAGAATGGTAGCCTTAAAGAAGTGA
- the LOC127624341 gene encoding brain-enriched guanylate kinase-associated protein-like isoform X1, giving the protein MKKIYIGKTALKTSRNGCKHQKKSSLQEQKEDLRKRLSYTTHKLELLEREFDSTRQYLETELRRAQEELDKFTDKLRRIQSSYSALQRINQDLEDKIHRNSQHHDDEKRALSREIIVLNNHLMEAKMTIEKLREDNDLYRKDCNLAAQLLQCNKSHYRAQLSELPAEFQERVSLHMESSSLCHSPYADTVPTSVIAKVLEKPDEVCSSHVSRSPSPQPQERQGFLVGTSLVGSTERLGLRAPYKSDLYSSDTALYCPDERRRERRPSMDLHGQRKVYEPQNSTDSNPEDGSMSLQPGFSQDHFRKFTTSLGGGSSSYSSFSGGGSEDKGQDPPSSAASSPRHHALYMEWRDGVEYEHKSDSSWEKESPSAFTKAHAFQPPESSHHQNGSSPIYSRTMSSCYSEPYEPLPTSTSPSITYGDSRRGSAFAPEEDELIGRWRQLSVEDLSAHSYRSPGRASPYSFSEQHFSVRPAKIRLGPLYSSFQEGTDVYHHHAGVLDPFSSPSPECSPGLQQQQSQPHLYHSKEDSQESEHSLYSPKDGGMAAGGQKTEYVDVSPNSSNESLDHGSLEMAADLQHYQPERHNLSPQGTTPPPPPQQPYQTFGTLGLSRKDSLTKAQLYGTLLN; this is encoded by the exons ATGAAAAAGATATATATCGGGAAAACGGCCCTTAAAACCTCTCGAAATGGTTGTAAACATCAGAAAAAGAG CTCTCTGCAGGAACAGAAGGAAGACCTGCGGAAGCGTCTCTCTTACACCACACATAAGCTGGAGCTTCTAGAGCGTGAGTTTGACTCTACGAGGCAGTACCTGGAGACTGAGCTGCGTCGAGCCCAGGAGGAGCTCGACAAGTTCACCGACAAACTACGCCG AATACAGAGCAGTTACTCAGCATTGCAGAGGATCAACCAGGACTTAGAGGATAAAATCCACCGAAAT TCACAGCACCACGATGATGAGAAACGAGCTCTCAGTAGAGAAATCATCGTCCTCAACAATCACCTCATGGAGGCAAAGATGACTATTGAGAAGCTGAGAGAAGACAAT GACTTGTACAGGAAGGACTGTAACTTGGCTGCCCAGCTCTTGCAGTGCAATAAGTCACACTACAGAGCCCAGTTATCTGAG TTGCCTGCAGAGTTCCAGGAGCGTGTAAGCTTGCACATGGAAAGTTCTTCCCTCTGCCACTCCCCATATGCTGACACAGTGCCTACCTCTGTCATTGCTAAGGTCCTGGAGAAACCAGACGAGGTCTGCAGCAGTCACGTCTCTCGCTCACCCAGCCCACAACCCCAGGAACGCCAGGGATTCCTTGTGGGCACCAGCCTTGTGGGTAGTACTGAGCGCCTTGGCCTTCGAGCTCCATACAAGTCAGACCTGTATAGCAGTGACACAGCACTTTATTGCCCTGATGAACGGAGGCGAGAGCGCCGCCCCAGCATGGATCTCCATGGACAGCGAAAGGTCTATGAACCCCAGAACTCCACAGATAGCAACCCAGAAGATGGCTCAATGTCCCTGCAGCCTGGCTTCTCGCAGGACCACTTCCGAAAGTTTACCACCTCTCTGGGGGGTGGCTCCAGCTCTTACTCCAGCTTTAGCGGAGGAGGGTCAGAGGATAAGGGTCAGGATCCTCCTAGCAGTGCAGCATCTTCACCACGTCACCATGCCCTTTACATGGAATGGAGGGATGGTGTTGAATACGAACACAAAAGTGACTCTTCCTGGGAGAAGGAGAGTCCAAGCGCATTTACAAAGGCCCATGCTTTTCAACCGCCTGAGTCCAGCCACCATCAGAATGGTAGCTCACCCATTTACAGCAGAACCATGTCCTCCTGTTACAGCGAACCTTATGAGCCCCTGCCAACCTCCACCTCACCGAGCATTACATACGGTGACAGTCGCAGAGGAAGTGCTTTTGCTCCAGAGGAAGATGAGCTGATTGGTCGATGGAGGCAACTGAGTGTGGAGGACCTCAGTGCCCACTCATACCGCAGTCCTGGGCGGGCATCACCCTACAGCTTCTCTGAGCAACATTTCTCAGTCCGGCCTGCCAAAATCCGTCTTGGTCCCCTCTACAGTAGCTTCCAGGAGGGTACAGATGTGTACCACCATCATGCAGGCGTTTTAGACCCCTTCTCCAGTCCCAGCCCTGAGTGCAGTCCAGGCCTACAGCAGCAGCAAAGCCAACCCCACTTATACCACTCCAAGGAGGACAGCCAAGAGTCCGAGCACAGCCTTTACAGCCCCAAAGATGGTGGAATGGCAGCTGGGGGCCAGAAGACGGAGTACGTCGACGTAAGTCCCAATAGCTCAAATGAGTCGCTGGACCATGGATCTCTTGAGATGGCGGCTGACCTGCAGCATTATCAACCCGAGAGGCACAACTTGTCCCCTCAAggaaccaccccaccaccacctccacaacaaccgTACCAAACATTTGGCACACTTGGACTGTCACGCAAGGACAGTCTCACCAAGGCACAGCTCTATGGTACACTACTAAACTAA
- the LOC127624341 gene encoding brain-enriched guanylate kinase-associated protein-like isoform X2, whose translation MTTRSRPRRSSSLQEQKEDLRKRLSYTTHKLELLEREFDSTRQYLETELRRAQEELDKFTDKLRRIQSSYSALQRINQDLEDKIHRNSQHHDDEKRALSREIIVLNNHLMEAKMTIEKLREDNDLYRKDCNLAAQLLQCNKSHYRAQLSELPAEFQERVSLHMESSSLCHSPYADTVPTSVIAKVLEKPDEVCSSHVSRSPSPQPQERQGFLVGTSLVGSTERLGLRAPYKSDLYSSDTALYCPDERRRERRPSMDLHGQRKVYEPQNSTDSNPEDGSMSLQPGFSQDHFRKFTTSLGGGSSSYSSFSGGGSEDKGQDPPSSAASSPRHHALYMEWRDGVEYEHKSDSSWEKESPSAFTKAHAFQPPESSHHQNGSSPIYSRTMSSCYSEPYEPLPTSTSPSITYGDSRRGSAFAPEEDELIGRWRQLSVEDLSAHSYRSPGRASPYSFSEQHFSVRPAKIRLGPLYSSFQEGTDVYHHHAGVLDPFSSPSPECSPGLQQQQSQPHLYHSKEDSQESEHSLYSPKDGGMAAGGQKTEYVDVSPNSSNESLDHGSLEMAADLQHYQPERHNLSPQGTTPPPPPQQPYQTFGTLGLSRKDSLTKAQLYGTLLN comes from the exons atgaccacgcgctcacggcccaggcgcagcag CTCTCTGCAGGAACAGAAGGAAGACCTGCGGAAGCGTCTCTCTTACACCACACATAAGCTGGAGCTTCTAGAGCGTGAGTTTGACTCTACGAGGCAGTACCTGGAGACTGAGCTGCGTCGAGCCCAGGAGGAGCTCGACAAGTTCACCGACAAACTACGCCG AATACAGAGCAGTTACTCAGCATTGCAGAGGATCAACCAGGACTTAGAGGATAAAATCCACCGAAAT TCACAGCACCACGATGATGAGAAACGAGCTCTCAGTAGAGAAATCATCGTCCTCAACAATCACCTCATGGAGGCAAAGATGACTATTGAGAAGCTGAGAGAAGACAAT GACTTGTACAGGAAGGACTGTAACTTGGCTGCCCAGCTCTTGCAGTGCAATAAGTCACACTACAGAGCCCAGTTATCTGAG TTGCCTGCAGAGTTCCAGGAGCGTGTAAGCTTGCACATGGAAAGTTCTTCCCTCTGCCACTCCCCATATGCTGACACAGTGCCTACCTCTGTCATTGCTAAGGTCCTGGAGAAACCAGACGAGGTCTGCAGCAGTCACGTCTCTCGCTCACCCAGCCCACAACCCCAGGAACGCCAGGGATTCCTTGTGGGCACCAGCCTTGTGGGTAGTACTGAGCGCCTTGGCCTTCGAGCTCCATACAAGTCAGACCTGTATAGCAGTGACACAGCACTTTATTGCCCTGATGAACGGAGGCGAGAGCGCCGCCCCAGCATGGATCTCCATGGACAGCGAAAGGTCTATGAACCCCAGAACTCCACAGATAGCAACCCAGAAGATGGCTCAATGTCCCTGCAGCCTGGCTTCTCGCAGGACCACTTCCGAAAGTTTACCACCTCTCTGGGGGGTGGCTCCAGCTCTTACTCCAGCTTTAGCGGAGGAGGGTCAGAGGATAAGGGTCAGGATCCTCCTAGCAGTGCAGCATCTTCACCACGTCACCATGCCCTTTACATGGAATGGAGGGATGGTGTTGAATACGAACACAAAAGTGACTCTTCCTGGGAGAAGGAGAGTCCAAGCGCATTTACAAAGGCCCATGCTTTTCAACCGCCTGAGTCCAGCCACCATCAGAATGGTAGCTCACCCATTTACAGCAGAACCATGTCCTCCTGTTACAGCGAACCTTATGAGCCCCTGCCAACCTCCACCTCACCGAGCATTACATACGGTGACAGTCGCAGAGGAAGTGCTTTTGCTCCAGAGGAAGATGAGCTGATTGGTCGATGGAGGCAACTGAGTGTGGAGGACCTCAGTGCCCACTCATACCGCAGTCCTGGGCGGGCATCACCCTACAGCTTCTCTGAGCAACATTTCTCAGTCCGGCCTGCCAAAATCCGTCTTGGTCCCCTCTACAGTAGCTTCCAGGAGGGTACAGATGTGTACCACCATCATGCAGGCGTTTTAGACCCCTTCTCCAGTCCCAGCCCTGAGTGCAGTCCAGGCCTACAGCAGCAGCAAAGCCAACCCCACTTATACCACTCCAAGGAGGACAGCCAAGAGTCCGAGCACAGCCTTTACAGCCCCAAAGATGGTGGAATGGCAGCTGGGGGCCAGAAGACGGAGTACGTCGACGTAAGTCCCAATAGCTCAAATGAGTCGCTGGACCATGGATCTCTTGAGATGGCGGCTGACCTGCAGCATTATCAACCCGAGAGGCACAACTTGTCCCCTCAAggaaccaccccaccaccacctccacaacaaccgTACCAAACATTTGGCACACTTGGACTGTCACGCAAGGACAGTCTCACCAAGGCACAGCTCTATGGTACACTACTAAACTAA